In the Nicotiana tabacum cultivar K326 chromosome 16, ASM71507v2, whole genome shotgun sequence genome, one interval contains:
- the LOC107815276 gene encoding alpha-xylosidase 1 produces MFFSSLLSTSPLTFLQILILCIAGVHFVNTTPAKIGQGYKLISIEKTPDGGLIGHLQVKEENNIYGPDIPHLQLYVKHETDERLRIHITDAEEQRWEVPYNLLPRETPPSLKQTIGRSRKNLLPLATSDYSGNELIFSYTNDPFSFSVKRKSNGQNLFNSSSDDSDPYSNLVFKDQYLEVSTKLPKNASLYGLGESTQPHGIRLYPNDPYTLYTTDVSALNLNIDLYGSHPMYMDLRNVNGKASAHAVLLLNSNGMDVFYRGDSLTYKVIGGVFDFYFFAGPTPLAVVDQYTSFIGRPAPMPYWSFGFHQCRWGYHNLSVVEDVVENYQKAKIPLDVIWNDDDHMDGKKDFTLNPVNYPRPKLLSFLDKIHARGMKYIVIVDPGIGVNSSYGVYQRGIANDVFIKYEGKPYLAQVWPGAVNFPDFLNPKTVEWWGDEIRRFHELVPVDGLWIDMNEVSNFCSGLCTIPENRICPNGTGPGWICCLDCKNITNTKWDDPPYKINASGIQAPIGYKTIATSAVHYNGVREYDAHSIYGFSQSIATHKALQGLQGKRPFILSRSTFVGSGHYAAHWTGDNKATWDDLRYSISTMLNFGLFGVPMVGSDICGFYPAPTEELCNRWIEVGAFYPFSRDHANYYSPRQELYQWESVAESARNALGMRYKLLPYFYTLNYEAHTTGAPIARPLFFSFPNLPQLYDVSTQFLIGSSVMVSPVLDEGKTEVKALFPPGTWYNIFDMTQAIVTTEPHYVKLDAPLNVVNVHLYQNAIVPMQRGGMISKEARMTPFTLIVTFPSGTKDLQAKGNLFLDDDELPEMKSGNGHSTYIDFYATASNGTVKLWSEVQEGKFALDEGWFIEKVMVLGTNGIDGAFEINVDGQPLKGTSRVQFITAEHKYIDNSDDGGDKRKSMMMDIHGLELPLGKNFVMSWKM; encoded by the exons atgtttttctcttctttattgTCAACTTCTCCCCTTACTTTCTTACAAATCTTGATTCTATGTATAGCTGGTGTTCATTTTGTCAACACAACTCCAGCCAAGATTGGTCAAGGTTACAAGTTGATCTCCATAGAAAAGACACCTGATGGAGGCCTTATAGGACACCTCCAAGTTAAAGAGGAGAACAATATTTATGGGCCAGACATTCCTCATTTGCAGCTCTATGTTAA GCATGAGACAGATGAACGTTTGAGAATTCATATAACTGATGCAGAAGAACAAAGATGGGAAGTTCCTTACAACTTATTACCAAGAGAAACACCCCCATCATTGAAACAAACTATTGGTAGGTCAAGAAAGAACCTTTTGCCACTAGCAACATCAGATTATTCAGGAAATGAGTTAATATTCAGCTATACAAATGACCCTTTTAGTTTTTctgttaaaagaaaatcaaatggaCAGAACCTTTTCAATTCCAGCTCTGATGATTCAGACCCATATAGCAATTTGGTATTTAAAGACCAATATCTTGAAGTATCCACAAAATTGCCTAAAAATGCTTCTTTATATGGCCTAGGAGAAAGCACACAGCCCCATGGGATAAGACTATACCCTAATGATCCTTACACTTTGTACACAACTGATGTATCAGCTCTTAATCTGAATATTGATTTGTATGGGTCTCATCCTATGTATATGGATTTGAGGAATGTGAATGGAAAGGCAAGTGCTCATGCAGTTTTGTTGCTAAATAGCAATGGAATGGATGTGTTTTACAGAGGAGATTCTTTAACATACAAAGTGATTGGGGGCGTTTTTGACTTTTACTTCTTTGCTGGTCCTACACCTCTTGCTGTTGTTGATCAGTATACTTCCTTCATAGGCAGGCCTGCTCCAATGCCTTATTGGTCTTTTG GATTCCATCAATGCAGATGGGGTTACCACAATTTATCTGTAGTTGAGGATGTTGTCGAGAACTACCAGAAAGCCAAGATCCCTCTTGACGTGATCTGGAACGACGATGATCACATGGATGGGAAAAAGGATTTCACTCTCAACCCTGTCAACTACCCTCGTCCGAAGTTATTATCATTCTTGGACAAAATTCATGCACGAGGCATGAAGTACATTGTCATCGTAGATCCTGGAATCGGAGTTAATAGTAGTTATGGTGTTTACCAGAGAGGTATAGCCAATGATGTCTTTATCAAATATGAAGGCAAGCCTTATTTAGCTCAAGTCTGGCCTGGTGCTGTTAACTTTCCTGATTTTCTCAACCCGAAAACTGTTGAGTGGTGGGGCGACGaaattaggcgattccatgaacTTGTTCCTGTTGATGGACTCTGGATTGACATGAATGAAGTTTCCAACTTTTGTTCTGGTTTGTGCACAATCCCTGAAAACAGGATATGTCCTAATGGTACTGGTCCTGGTTGGATTTGTTGCTTAGATTGCAAGAACATAACGAATACTAAATGGGACGATCCGCCTTATAAGATAAATGCTTCTGGAATACAAGCACCAATTGGCTACAAAACAATAGCCACTAGTGCAGTTCATTATAATGGAGTTAGAGAATATGACGCTCATAGCATTTATGGTTTTTCTCAGTCTATTGCAACTCATAAGGCTCTCCAGGGACTCCAGGGCAAGCGCCCGTTTATATTGTCTCGTTCCACGTTTGTTGGTTCAGGACATTATGCTGCACATTGGACTGGGGATAACAAAGCAACTTGGGATGATTTGAGATATTCAATATCTACAATGTTAAATTTTGGCTTATTTGGTGTTCCGATGGTTGGTTCAGATATATGTGGATTCTATCCAGCACCTACAGAGGAACTTTGCAACCGTTGGATTGAAGTTGGCGCGTTCTATCCTTTCTCAAGGGATCACGCGAACTACTACTCCCCTAGACAAGAACTTTACCAATGGGAGAGTGTGGCTGAATCTGCTCGAAATGCTTTAGGAATGAGATATAAGTTACTTCCATATTTCTACACTTTGAACTATGAGGCACATACTACTGGTGCGCCAATTGCTCGCCCACTCTTCTTCTCTTTCCCAAATTTACCTCAGCTTTACGACGTGAGCACACAATTCTTGATAGGAAGCAGTGTCATGGTCTCACCCGTGCTAGACGAGGGTAAAACTGAGGTGAAAGCTTTGTTTCCTCCAGGCACTTGGTACAATATATTCGATATGACACAGGCCATTGTCACAACAGAACCACACTATGTAAAACTAGATGCACCTCTAAATGTGGTCAATGTACATTTGTACCAAAACGCCATAGTACCAATGCAGCGCGGTGGAATGATATCAAAAGAAGCAAGAATGACACCTTTTACCCTCATAGTAACCTTTCCATCAGGTACTAAAGATCTACAAGCTAAAGGAAATCTTTTCCTCGACGATGATGAGCTTCCAGAGATGAAATCAGGGAATGGACACTCAACATATATTGATTTCTATGCAACAGCAAGTAATGGAACAGTGAAGTTGTGGTCAGAAGTTCAAGAAGGTAAGTTTGCATTGGATGAAGGATGGTTCATTGAGAAGGTTATGGTATTAGGTACAAATGGCATTGATGGAGCTTTTGAAATTAACGTCGATGGACAACCATTAAAAGGCACTTCAAGAGTGCAGTTTATCACAGCAGAACACAAGTACATAGACAATTCGGACGATGGAGGAGATAAGAGAAAGAGTATGATGATGGATATTCATGGACTGGAATTACCTTTAGGGAAGAACTTTGTTATGTCCTGGAAAATGTGA